The DNA region GCCTATGATGACACACCTGTCACCCGGCCCACACTCACACCGTGTCGGGCCGCTCTGACCGGTGTGCTGGAACATTCAGACATGACCTGCTTCACTCCTTCAGCAAAAAGGCCTTCCAGGGCCACCCATTTTTATAACCTCAGCGTTACACTAACGAACTCAGGCTTTCGCGTTCGGTCGAAACACCGTCGCTTGAAGGCGATTCAATCTGCTCAGGAGTAAAGCATGCGTAATCTGATCATCAGCGCCGCTCTGGTTGCCGCCAGTCTGTTCGGTATGTCCGCCCAGGCCGCCGCGCCCATCGAGGCTGGCAAACAATACGTCGAGCTGAAAAGCGCTGTGCCTGTCGCCGAGCCAGGCAAGATCGAAGTAATCGAGCTGTTCTGGTATGGCTGCCCGCATTGCTACGCGTTCGAGCCAACCATCAATCCGTGGGTTGAAAAACTTCCGTCCGATGTGCACTTCGTACGTATCCCGGCCATGTTCGGCGGCCCTTGGGATGCCCACGGCCAACTGTTCATCACCCTGGACACCATGGGTGTCGAGCACAAGGTTCACGCGGCAGTATTCGAAGCCATCCAGAAAGGCGGCAAGCGCCTGACCGACAAGAACGACATGGCCGATTTCGTCGCCACCCAAGGCGTGAACAAGGATGACTTCCTCAAGACATTCGATTCCTTCGCCGTGAAGGGCAAGATCGCGCAGTACAAGGAACTGGCCAAGAAGTACGAAGTGACCGGCGTTCCAACCATGATCGTCAACGGCAAATACCGCTTTGACCTCGGTTCTGCCGGTGGTCCGGAAGCTACCTTGCAGGTGGCTGACCAGTTGATCGCCAAAGAGCGAGCGGCTGCTGCAGCCGCCAAGTAAGCGCCTGTCATGCGCCGCTGGGGCAAAGGTAGCCCGCGTATCGTTGGCCTGCATGATCCGCAGGTCAACGAACATCACCTGACGCAAAGCGGCTTGCCGGAAGACGGCAGGCTGCGTTTGCTCAGTTTCAATATTCAGGTCGGTATCAGTACCCAGCGCTACCATCACTACGTGACGCGCAGCTGGCAGCATTTGCTGCCGCACGGCGGGCGTGCAGGCAACCTGCAGAAAATCGGCGAGCTGATCAACGATTTCGACCTGGTGGCGCTTCAGGAAGTCGACGGCGGTAGCATGCGCTCCGGCTTCGTCAATCAGGTCGAGCATCTTGCCCAGCTGGGTGGTTTTCCGTACTGGTATCAACAGCTCAACCGCAACCTCGGGCGCCTGGCCCAGCACAGCAATGGCGTGCTGAGCCGTTTGCGGCCGACCAAGATCGAGGACCACCCACTGCCTGGCCCGGCCGGGCGTGGTGCAATTCTCGTTCGCTTCGGCGAAGGAGAGGATGCGCTGGTGGTGGTCATGATGCACCTGGCCCTCGGCACCCGTACCCGGACCCGACAGCTGGCCTACATCCGTGAACTGATCGGCGGCTACCGCCATCAGGTGCTCATGGGCGACATGAACACGCATGCCAACGACTTGCTGGAGCATTCCCCACTTCGAGATCTGGGCCTTCTGGCCCCGCAGATCGAAGCGACCTTCCCCAGCTGGCGGCCACAGCGCTGTCTTGATCACATTCTGCTCAGCCCGACCCTGACACTGGAACGTGTGCAGGTGCTGGCTCACCCTATTTCCGATCACCTGCCGGTTGCCGTCGAGATTCGCCTGCCTGCTTCACTGTGTGGGGACTCACTGCCTGTGCCCTCTGGTGGAAGCCTTGCATGAGCGACGACGCGGAGCGTTGGAAAGAGAAATACCTCAAAGGGATCGAGCAACAGGACAAGCTCGAAAAGCGCTGGGATGCGCGGCTCGACTTGCTGCGTCGCGGCCTGGTGCGCAGCAGCCTGGCGGCGGAGGGCTCTGACCGGGCTGTCGACGAATGCATGAAGGAAATGCGCGAAATCGTCCGCACGGACGACATGGACGCGGGCCTCGCAGCCCTGATCCCGCGCCTTGAGAAAGCGGTGCTGGATTCCGAGCATCGCCGCGAAGTACGCGCCGGGCAGATCAGCTCGGCACTGACCGCACTGGTCACCCAGCTACAGGCATTGCCGCTGCCACG from Pseudomonas syringae includes:
- a CDS encoding thiol:disulfide interchange protein DsbA/DsbL — protein: MRNLIISAALVAASLFGMSAQAAAPIEAGKQYVELKSAVPVAEPGKIEVIELFWYGCPHCYAFEPTINPWVEKLPSDVHFVRIPAMFGGPWDAHGQLFITLDTMGVEHKVHAAVFEAIQKGGKRLTDKNDMADFVATQGVNKDDFLKTFDSFAVKGKIAQYKELAKKYEVTGVPTMIVNGKYRFDLGSAGGPEATLQVADQLIAKERAAAAAAK
- a CDS encoding endonuclease/exonuclease/phosphatase family protein, whose protein sequence is MRRWGKGSPRIVGLHDPQVNEHHLTQSGLPEDGRLRLLSFNIQVGISTQRYHHYVTRSWQHLLPHGGRAGNLQKIGELINDFDLVALQEVDGGSMRSGFVNQVEHLAQLGGFPYWYQQLNRNLGRLAQHSNGVLSRLRPTKIEDHPLPGPAGRGAILVRFGEGEDALVVVMMHLALGTRTRTRQLAYIRELIGGYRHQVLMGDMNTHANDLLEHSPLRDLGLLAPQIEATFPSWRPQRCLDHILLSPTLTLERVQVLAHPISDHLPVAVEIRLPASLCGDSLPVPSGGSLA